The following coding sequences are from one uncultured Cohaesibacter sp. window:
- a CDS encoding PAS domain S-box protein translates to MNGSVTINGPKRAQTQAYERQERPFRPIGELDSRLTSLLDVAADSVCLIDDQSRILLFNKASEFMFGYSADEVIGKSVDLLMPAQYAKHHDGWVDRYLRTGEHSIIGIGREVVGRHKNGSTFPFDLSVGVADTEDGKQFIGVMRDLRGRKQAEEHLRNLQTELNQMTRINAMDEMGATVAHELNQPLTAIILYLQSIERKLQSYDENKPCSRSEIDKLVELCGRAVREAQRSSSLLQRIRAIIEKKAPERIACDIVEIIRKSHELALVGFSATDVQVDLDAPDVVPPVWVDPVQIEQIFLNLLRNAFQALRMVEEKSITITLEVAPSCDGDNRDRMIVRFKDSGPGIPDTSRKNLFKAFNADRRNGMGLGLAIARSIAQSHGGSLDLAPFDDEQPGACFVLTLPIASHSSEKSCQQQETEESLGGHQQRSPAPKSLK, encoded by the coding sequence ATGAATGGATCTGTGACCATCAACGGACCTAAACGGGCGCAGACTCAGGCCTATGAGAGGCAGGAGCGCCCATTTCGCCCTATTGGCGAACTTGATTCGCGCCTGACATCCCTTCTGGATGTTGCGGCCGATTCTGTTTGCCTGATCGATGATCAGTCTCGCATTCTTCTTTTTAACAAGGCTTCAGAATTCATGTTTGGATATAGCGCAGATGAGGTGATCGGAAAATCCGTTGATCTCCTGATGCCGGCACAATATGCCAAACATCACGATGGCTGGGTTGATCGGTATCTGCGCACCGGAGAACATTCCATCATCGGCATCGGGCGCGAAGTTGTGGGGCGCCACAAGAACGGCTCGACCTTCCCGTTTGATTTGTCAGTCGGTGTGGCCGACACCGAAGATGGCAAGCAGTTCATCGGTGTTATGCGCGACCTGCGTGGGCGCAAGCAGGCCGAAGAGCATTTGCGCAATCTGCAAACCGAACTGAATCAGATGACGCGCATTAATGCGATGGACGAAATGGGCGCAACCGTCGCCCATGAGCTCAATCAGCCGCTTACCGCGATCATCCTTTATCTGCAATCCATTGAGCGCAAGCTGCAAAGCTACGATGAAAACAAGCCTTGCAGCCGCAGTGAAATCGATAAACTGGTTGAGCTGTGCGGTCGTGCGGTGAGGGAAGCGCAAAGATCCTCCTCACTGCTTCAGCGCATTCGTGCGATTATCGAGAAAAAGGCGCCAGAACGCATCGCCTGCGATATTGTGGAGATTATCCGCAAATCCCATGAACTGGCTCTGGTGGGCTTTTCAGCCACTGATGTGCAGGTAGATCTGGACGCACCCGATGTGGTTCCTCCGGTTTGGGTCGATCCGGTTCAAATCGAACAGATTTTCCTCAATCTCTTGCGCAATGCCTTTCAGGCCCTGCGGATGGTGGAAGAAAAATCCATCACGATAACCCTTGAGGTCGCCCCTTCCTGCGATGGTGACAATCGGGACCGCATGATCGTGCGCTTCAAGGATAGCGGCCCCGGAATACCGGACACGAGTCGTAAAAATCTATTCAAAGCTTTCAATGCGGATCGTCGCAACGGCATGGGTCTCGGCCTGGCCATTGCGCGCTCCATTGCTCAGAGCCATGGCGGCAGCCTTGATCTGGCACCTTTCGATGACGAGCAGCCGGGAGCCTGCTTTGTTTTGACACTGCCTATCGCTTCCCATTCTTCTGAAAAATCTTGCCAGCAACAAGAAACAGAAGAGAGTTTAGGCGGACACCAACAAAGATCACCGGCCCCCAAGAGCCTGAAGTAA
- a CDS encoding pyridoxal phosphate-dependent aminotransferase yields the protein MNKPNPVSTTPFENSDLFNSLSTEAQNAPGSGIIGIKNYAQGKGDVIPLWIGEGALPTPDFICKVAEEALETGDTFYTYQNGVPALREAIAAYHERLYGRPFDPYRFSVTGSGMQAIQMAVRMVISSGEEVIVPSPAWTNIRSAVVVAGGKPVDLALHFHPEGWKLDIDELFDACTEKTRALFINTPNNPTGWVATLDDLKAILDFARKKNIWIIADEIYTRFYYGEDRDVAPSFYEIAEDDDKILFVNSMSKNWAMTGWRVGWIGAPVSLEPLIGNLIQCSTSGVAPFMQKAATVALNEGELFIAEQIERARVGREKLLTAFNGQNAVRFAPPMGSFYFFFGLEGEGDTTLTVKRLVDEANVGLAPGFAFGQSGSAFMRLCFATNPDRLDLAISRMTRWLAR from the coding sequence ATGAACAAACCAAATCCTGTTTCTACAACTCCATTCGAAAATTCGGACCTATTTAATTCTCTCAGCACAGAAGCGCAAAATGCACCCGGCAGTGGCATTATTGGCATCAAAAACTATGCCCAGGGAAAAGGGGACGTTATTCCGCTTTGGATCGGTGAAGGCGCACTGCCTACGCCAGATTTCATTTGCAAGGTGGCTGAAGAGGCACTGGAAACTGGTGATACCTTCTACACATACCAGAACGGGGTTCCGGCTCTGCGCGAGGCGATTGCGGCCTACCATGAGCGGCTCTATGGCCGCCCGTTCGATCCCTATCGCTTTTCTGTCACGGGGTCGGGAATGCAGGCCATCCAGATGGCGGTGCGCATGGTGATCAGCTCTGGTGAAGAGGTGATCGTGCCGTCACCGGCCTGGACCAATATTCGCTCCGCTGTGGTTGTTGCTGGAGGCAAACCTGTTGATCTGGCATTGCATTTCCACCCTGAGGGCTGGAAGCTGGACATTGATGAGTTGTTTGATGCCTGTACGGAAAAGACAAGAGCTCTGTTCATCAATACGCCGAACAACCCCACCGGCTGGGTTGCGACCCTTGATGATTTGAAAGCGATTCTCGATTTTGCCCGCAAGAAAAATATCTGGATCATCGCCGACGAGATTTACACCCGTTTCTACTATGGCGAAGATCGTGACGTTGCTCCGTCCTTCTACGAAATCGCAGAGGATGATGACAAAATCCTGTTCGTCAACAGCATGTCGAAGAACTGGGCTATGACGGGCTGGCGTGTTGGCTGGATCGGTGCTCCGGTTTCCCTTGAGCCGCTGATCGGCAATCTCATTCAGTGTTCCACATCCGGTGTTGCACCTTTCATGCAAAAGGCAGCCACCGTTGCATTGAATGAAGGTGAATTGTTTATTGCAGAGCAAATTGAGCGTGCGCGCGTTGGTCGGGAAAAGTTGCTCACAGCATTTAATGGTCAGAATGCTGTTCGTTTTGCCCCTCCAATGGGCAGTTTCTACTTCTTTTTCGGCCTTGAAGGCGAGGGTGATACAACTTTAACCGTCAAACGCCTTGTTGATGAAGCAAATGTTGGATTGGCGCCTGGGTTTGCGTTTGGTCAAAGCGGGTCCGCATTTATGCGACTATGTTTCGCAACAAATCCGGACAGACTGGATCTGGCAATTTCCCGAATGACCCGCTGGTTAGCTCGGTAA